A genome region from Pseudomonas helmanticensis includes the following:
- the hydA gene encoding dihydropyrimidinase encodes MSLLIRGATVVTHDESYRADVYCADGVIKAIGENLDIPAGAEVLDGSGQYLMPGGIDPHTHMQLPFMGTVASEDFYSGTAAGLAGGTTSIIDFVIPNPQQSLMEAFHQWRGWAEKSASDYGFHVAITWWSEQVREEMAELVSHHGINSFKHFMAYKNAIMAADDTLVASFERCLELGAVPTVHAENGELVYHLQRKLMAQGITGPEAHPLSRPSQVEGEAASRAIRIAETIGTPLYLVHVSTKEALDEITYARSKGQPVYGEVLAGHLLLDDSVYQHPDWQTAAGYVMSPPFRPRGHQEALWHGLQNGNLHTTATDHCCFCAEQKAAGRDDFSKIPNGTAGIEDRMAVLWDEGVNSGRLSMQDFVALTSTNTAKIFNLYPRKGAIRVGADADLVLWDPQGSRTISAKTHHQQVDFNIFEGKTVRGVPSHTVSQGRVVWADGDLRAERGAGRYIERPAYPAVFDLLSKRAELHKPVAVKR; translated from the coding sequence ATGTCTCTGTTGATCCGTGGCGCCACCGTTGTTACCCATGATGAAAGTTATCGCGCCGACGTCTATTGCGCCGACGGCGTGATCAAAGCCATCGGTGAAAACCTGGATATTCCCGCCGGCGCCGAAGTGCTCGACGGCAGCGGCCAATACCTGATGCCCGGCGGCATCGATCCGCACACGCACATGCAACTGCCGTTCATGGGCACCGTCGCCAGTGAAGATTTCTACAGCGGCACGGCGGCTGGTCTGGCCGGAGGCACCACGTCGATCATCGACTTCGTGATTCCCAATCCGCAGCAGTCGTTGATGGAAGCGTTTCATCAATGGCGCGGTTGGGCAGAAAAGTCTGCGTCGGACTATGGCTTCCACGTTGCGATCACCTGGTGGAGCGAGCAGGTGCGTGAGGAAATGGCCGAGCTGGTCAGCCATCACGGGATCAACAGCTTCAAGCATTTCATGGCCTACAAGAACGCGATCATGGCCGCCGACGACACGTTGGTAGCGAGTTTCGAGCGTTGCCTGGAACTCGGCGCGGTGCCGACCGTGCATGCGGAAAACGGCGAACTGGTCTATCACCTGCAACGCAAGTTGATGGCCCAGGGCATCACCGGGCCGGAAGCGCATCCGCTGTCGCGGCCTTCGCAGGTTGAAGGGGAAGCGGCGAGCCGGGCGATTCGTATCGCCGAAACCATTGGTACGCCGTTGTACCTGGTGCACGTCTCGACCAAGGAAGCCCTCGACGAAATCACCTATGCACGGAGCAAGGGCCAGCCGGTTTACGGCGAAGTGCTGGCCGGGCATTTGCTGCTCGACGACAGCGTTTACCAACACCCGGATTGGCAGACCGCTGCCGGTTACGTGATGAGCCCGCCGTTTCGTCCGCGCGGTCATCAGGAGGCGCTGTGGCACGGATTGCAAAACGGCAATCTGCACACCACCGCCACTGACCATTGCTGTTTCTGCGCTGAGCAGAAAGCCGCCGGGCGTGATGATTTCAGCAAGATTCCCAATGGCACCGCCGGCATCGAAGACCGCATGGCGGTGCTGTGGGATGAAGGGGTCAACTCCGGTCGCTTGTCGATGCAGGATTTTGTCGCCCTCACGTCCACCAACACCGCGAAGATCTTCAATCTCTATCCGCGTAAAGGTGCGATCCGCGTCGGCGCCGATGCCGATCTGGTGCTGTGGGATCCGCAAGGCAGCCGCACCATTTCCGCCAAGACCCACCATCAGCAGGTGGACTTCAACATCTTCGAAGGCAAGACCGTGCGCGGCGTACCGAGCCATACCGTCAGCCAGGGCCGCGTGGTCTGGGCCGATGGCGATCTGCGCGCCGAGCGTGGTGCCGGGCGCTACATCGAACGGCCGGCGTATCCGGCGGTGTTTGATTTGCTGAGCAAGCGGGCTGAGTTGCATAAACCTGTTGCTGTGAAACGCTGA
- a CDS encoding NCS1 family nucleobase:cation symporter-1, translated as MQQNRSQVTERDGLFELEAGSDVLDSPRYNHDMAPTKVRERTWNKWHITALWVGMSICVPTYTLGGVLTAYFGLSVGEALLAILFANVIVLIPLTLNAFPGTKYGIPFPVLLRSSFGILGSNVPCLIRALVACGWFGIQTMFGGLAIHLFLGSVFDGWKSLGGTGEVIGFMIFWALNLWVVIRGAESIKWLETLSAPLLVAVGVGLLVWAMPNVSMTELMAIPAKRPEGASVYGYFAAGLTAMVGFWATLSLNIPDFSRYAKSQKDQILGQIIGLPLTMFLFAALGVVMTAASVKLVGVTVSDPVTLIGHIQSPVWVAVAMALIIIATLSTNTAANIVSPTNDFQNIAPKVINRTKAVLLTGLVGLILMAHELLKKLGWIVSDVSLESVYSNWLLGYSSLLGPIAGIMVVDYFLIKKQQLDLAGLYRDDVYPAWNWAGFLAFGVPVVLTLLSLGSDAFSWFYSYGWFTGSALGGIIYYGLCVMRAQPSAVKTAV; from the coding sequence ATGCAACAGAACAGATCGCAAGTGACCGAGCGCGACGGCTTGTTCGAACTCGAAGCCGGCAGCGACGTCCTCGACAGTCCCCGTTACAACCACGACATGGCACCGACCAAGGTGCGCGAACGAACCTGGAACAAATGGCACATCACCGCGCTGTGGGTCGGCATGTCGATCTGCGTGCCGACCTACACCCTCGGCGGTGTACTGACGGCGTACTTCGGTTTGAGCGTTGGCGAAGCGCTGCTGGCGATTCTCTTCGCCAACGTCATCGTGCTGATTCCGCTGACACTTAACGCCTTTCCCGGCACCAAATACGGTATTCCGTTTCCCGTTCTACTGCGCTCATCGTTCGGCATTCTCGGCTCCAACGTGCCGTGCCTGATCCGCGCGTTGGTAGCGTGTGGCTGGTTCGGCATCCAGACGATGTTTGGCGGATTGGCGATTCACCTGTTTCTCGGCTCGGTGTTCGACGGCTGGAAATCCCTCGGTGGCACGGGGGAGGTGATCGGTTTCATGATCTTTTGGGCGCTCAACCTGTGGGTGGTGATTCGCGGCGCCGAGTCGATCAAGTGGCTGGAAACCTTGTCGGCGCCGTTGCTGGTGGCGGTCGGCGTGGGGTTACTGGTGTGGGCGATGCCCAATGTGTCGATGACAGAGCTGATGGCAATTCCAGCCAAACGTCCGGAAGGCGCGAGCGTGTACGGCTACTTCGCCGCCGGGCTGACGGCGATGGTCGGTTTCTGGGCCACCTTGTCGTTGAATATTCCCGACTTCAGCCGCTACGCCAAGAGCCAGAAGGATCAGATCCTCGGGCAGATTATCGGCCTGCCGCTGACCATGTTCCTGTTCGCCGCGCTGGGCGTAGTGATGACCGCCGCCTCGGTGAAACTGGTGGGTGTTACGGTGTCTGACCCGGTCACGCTGATCGGCCACATCCAGAGCCCGGTGTGGGTCGCGGTGGCCATGGCGCTGATCATCATCGCCACGCTGTCGACCAATACCGCTGCCAACATCGTGTCGCCGACCAACGATTTCCAGAACATCGCGCCGAAGGTCATCAACCGCACCAAAGCGGTGTTGCTGACCGGGTTGGTCGGGCTGATATTGATGGCCCATGAACTGCTGAAAAAACTCGGCTGGATCGTTTCCGACGTGAGTCTGGAAAGCGTCTATTCCAACTGGTTGCTCGGTTATTCGAGCCTGCTCGGGCCGATTGCCGGGATCATGGTGGTGGATTATTTCCTGATCAAGAAACAGCAACTTGACCTGGCCGGGCTGTACCGCGACGACGTGTATCCAGCGTGGAACTGGGCCGGGTTTCTCGCGTTTGGCGTGCCAGTGGTGCTGACGTTGTTGTCGTTGGGCAGCGATGCGTTCAGCTGGTTTTACAGCTACGGCTGGTTCACTGGTTCGGCGTTGGGCGGGATTATTTATTACGGGTTGTGCGTGATGCGCGCACAGCCTTCTGCCGTGAAAACAGCGGTGTAA
- a CDS encoding Zn-dependent hydrolase, which produces MNAAVDVLQSTHQHINRDRLWASLMELAKLGATVKGGVCRLALTDLDRQARDLFVQWCKDAGCSVTVDEVGNIFARRPGRNPDLPPVMTGSHIDTQPTGGKFDGCFGVLAGVEVLRTLNDLKVETEAPLEVVVWTNEEGSRFAPCMMGSGVFAEKFTLAETLAKVDAEGITVGEALNAIGYAGPRKVSGHKVGAYFEAHIEQGPILEDEQKTIGVVLGALGQKWFDLKLRGVEAHAGPTPMHLRKDALVGASVIVGAVNRAALGHQPHACGTVGCLQAYPGSRNVIPGEVRMTLDFRHLEPARLNSMIAEVKQVIEATCEEHGLTYELTPTADFPPLYFEKGCVEAVRGAAKGLGLSHMDIVSGAGHDAIFLAELGPAGMIFVPCEGGISHNEIENAAPDDLAAGCAVLLRAMLAASAMVAKGQVAA; this is translated from the coding sequence ATGAACGCAGCCGTAGACGTTCTGCAATCAACCCATCAGCACATCAACCGCGATCGCCTGTGGGCCTCGCTCATGGAACTGGCCAAGCTCGGCGCCACGGTCAAGGGCGGCGTCTGTCGCCTGGCCCTGACCGACCTCGACCGCCAGGCCCGCGACCTGTTCGTGCAATGGTGCAAGGACGCCGGATGCAGCGTCACGGTCGATGAAGTCGGCAACATTTTCGCCCGTCGCCCGGGACGCAATCCCGACCTGCCGCCAGTGATGACCGGCAGCCACATCGACACGCAACCCACCGGCGGCAAGTTCGACGGCTGCTTCGGCGTACTCGCCGGTGTCGAAGTGCTGCGCACCCTCAACGACCTCAAAGTGGAAACCGAAGCACCGCTGGAAGTGGTGGTCTGGACGAATGAAGAAGGCTCACGCTTCGCCCCGTGCATGATGGGCTCGGGCGTGTTCGCCGAGAAATTCACCCTCGCAGAAACCCTGGCCAAGGTCGATGCCGAGGGCATCACCGTTGGCGAAGCGTTGAATGCCATCGGCTACGCCGGGCCGCGCAAGGTCAGCGGGCACAAGGTCGGTGCCTACTTCGAAGCGCACATCGAGCAAGGCCCGATCCTTGAAGACGAACAGAAAACCATCGGCGTGGTGCTCGGCGCGCTGGGGCAGAAGTGGTTCGACCTCAAGCTGCGCGGCGTCGAGGCCCATGCCGGCCCCACCCCGATGCACCTGCGCAAGGACGCACTGGTTGGCGCCTCGGTGATCGTCGGTGCAGTCAATCGCGCCGCCCTCGGCCATCAACCACACGCCTGCGGCACGGTCGGCTGTCTGCAAGCCTATCCCGGCTCGCGCAACGTCATCCCCGGCGAAGTGCGCATGACCCTCGATTTTCGTCATCTGGAACCGGCGCGGCTCAACTCGATGATTGCTGAGGTGAAGCAAGTCATCGAAGCCACCTGTGAGGAACACGGCCTGACCTACGAGCTAACGCCGACCGCCGACTTCCCGCCGCTGTACTTTGAAAAAGGCTGTGTGGAAGCGGTGCGCGGCGCGGCGAAAGGGTTGGGGTTGTCGCACATGGACATCGTCAGTGGCGCGGGGCATGACGCGATTTTCCTCGCCGAACTGGGCCCGGCCGGGATGATCTTCGTGCCGTGCGAAGGCGGCATCAGCCACAACGAAATCGAAAACGCCGCGCCGGATGATCTGGCAGCGGGGTGTGCGGTGTTGTTGCGGGCGATGCTGGCGGCTTCGGCGATGGTGGCGAAGGGTCAGGTAGCCGCTTAG
- a CDS encoding DHH family phosphoesterase, producing MKIITSGASYLDIDAYACCIAYAELLNLQGIPARAVSSAKPNSSVSPTVLSWSAAFQRYTPQANDAFVLVDVSDYHHFDPLVVLDQVVEVIDHHPGYEQYWAERLGCAADIRPIGAAATLVFQRWQAAGLLSRMSEQSAALLATAILDNTLNFTGQMTTELDVRAYDLLAQRANLAANWPERYFLECQAAIEADLQAALAADLKRFKPDSNLPQVFAQMTVWDADGLLHNHCNEICAWMAGQGDDWLLNVISISDGKSCLLAEPEASQQTLNRLLPLQWQAAMAIVKPSMLRKELLMLGLNLNAV from the coding sequence ATGAAAATCATCACCTCCGGCGCGTCCTATCTGGACATCGACGCCTACGCCTGCTGCATCGCCTACGCGGAGTTGCTGAACCTGCAAGGCATTCCCGCCCGTGCCGTCAGTAGCGCAAAACCCAACAGCAGCGTTTCGCCAACTGTTCTGAGTTGGAGCGCTGCTTTTCAGCGTTACACGCCTCAAGCAAACGACGCATTCGTGCTGGTCGATGTGTCCGACTATCACCACTTCGATCCGCTGGTGGTGCTCGATCAGGTGGTGGAGGTTATCGACCATCATCCCGGTTATGAGCAGTACTGGGCTGAACGACTGGGTTGCGCCGCCGATATCCGCCCGATTGGTGCGGCAGCGACGCTGGTTTTTCAGCGCTGGCAAGCGGCCGGCCTGCTCTCGCGAATGAGCGAGCAAAGTGCGGCATTGCTGGCCACGGCGATTCTCGACAACACGCTCAACTTCACCGGGCAGATGACCACAGAGCTGGATGTTCGGGCTTATGACCTTTTGGCCCAGCGGGCGAATCTAGCGGCGAACTGGCCCGAGCGGTATTTCCTCGAATGTCAGGCCGCCATCGAAGCAGACCTGCAGGCCGCGTTGGCGGCGGATCTGAAACGCTTCAAACCGGACAGCAACCTGCCGCAGGTTTTCGCGCAGATGACGGTGTGGGACGCCGATGGGTTGCTTCACAACCATTGCAACGAGATCTGCGCCTGGATGGCCGGGCAGGGCGATGACTGGCTGCTCAACGTCATCAGCATCAGTGACGGCAAGAGTTGTTTGCTGGCGGAGCCTGAGGCCAGCCAGCAGACGTTGAATCGGTTGCTGCCGCTGCAATGGCAGGCGGCGATGGCAATTGTGAAACCGTCGATGCTGCGTAAAGAATTGCTGATGCTGGGGCTGAACCTCAACGCTGTCTGA
- a CDS encoding SIR2 family protein produces MEFEKILENIDNQGTRGYYLVEALLLGLLKTHLQAQDKPLKLQISTPDYGFDAFAPEGFDEFDGPTFIQITLSSHPKKILLDIEKMQKNFPFMENTSVLIITTKKPNQDILKNHITFHSKPGSPFHIWGPDKISSLIEKYPEQANKLIENIFTIRLETAFSKQQENWKDERNEIVERIKSEYKSGQFSLLLGAGVSSSAGLPDWNTLLNSLFVALLTSELGKDKTIDSMEISSIVRRLREVDGPSALMSARYIRKGMSTNGSSEQTLFVNTVTKQLYELRDKRKNVESKLIKSIASMCTPSRTGAKVKSVITYNFDDLLERQLCNREIQFRSIFEEIEIPNTDELPIYHVHGFLPEDRSNYSNLDRSTLVFSEEGYHKIYNEPYHWSNLIQLNSLKESTCVMIGLSMSDPNLRRLLEIAARSIEKPKHYAFMQRINIEHFSKYNDKKIINAPISTIKTFLDRHHSLNEEVLKELGVNIIWYEEHDDIPPLLEQISKKIN; encoded by the coding sequence ATGGAATTTGAAAAAATACTAGAGAACATTGACAACCAAGGGACTCGCGGCTACTACCTAGTAGAAGCCCTGCTTTTAGGCCTACTGAAAACACACCTACAGGCCCAAGACAAGCCCTTAAAACTGCAGATAAGCACACCTGATTATGGATTTGATGCTTTCGCACCCGAAGGTTTTGACGAGTTTGACGGCCCAACCTTTATCCAAATAACGCTATCATCTCACCCCAAGAAAATATTACTCGACATTGAAAAAATGCAGAAAAATTTTCCTTTTATGGAAAACACTTCTGTACTAATAATCACAACCAAAAAACCCAATCAAGACATCCTCAAAAATCATATAACGTTCCATTCAAAACCCGGCTCCCCATTTCACATATGGGGACCTGACAAAATATCCTCTTTAATTGAAAAATACCCAGAACAAGCCAACAAACTAATCGAAAACATATTCACAATAAGATTGGAGACAGCATTCTCCAAACAGCAAGAGAACTGGAAAGACGAACGCAATGAAATCGTAGAGCGCATTAAGAGCGAGTATAAGTCTGGGCAGTTCTCATTATTGCTCGGAGCAGGTGTTTCAAGCAGCGCTGGGCTTCCAGACTGGAACACTTTACTAAATTCACTATTCGTCGCTCTGCTTACTTCAGAACTTGGAAAAGATAAAACAATTGACAGCATGGAGATATCTAGCATAGTTAGGCGATTAAGAGAAGTTGACGGCCCCTCCGCCCTAATGTCTGCCAGATATATCCGAAAAGGCATGTCGACCAATGGAAGCAGTGAGCAAACCCTTTTTGTGAATACCGTTACAAAACAACTTTACGAACTGCGTGACAAACGCAAAAACGTAGAATCAAAATTAATAAAATCAATTGCCTCCATGTGCACTCCAAGTAGAACGGGAGCAAAAGTAAAATCCGTAATAACTTACAATTTCGACGACTTGCTGGAACGCCAACTTTGCAACCGTGAAATTCAATTTAGAAGTATTTTCGAAGAAATTGAGATCCCCAATACCGACGAATTACCCATATATCATGTTCATGGATTTCTACCAGAAGACCGATCAAATTATTCAAACCTAGACCGAAGTACACTTGTTTTCTCGGAAGAGGGATACCACAAAATCTATAACGAACCTTATCACTGGTCTAATCTAATCCAACTAAACTCACTCAAAGAATCGACTTGCGTAATGATTGGTCTCTCAATGAGCGATCCGAATTTAAGACGACTTCTTGAAATTGCAGCAAGATCCATTGAAAAACCCAAACACTACGCTTTCATGCAAAGAATCAACATTGAGCACTTTAGCAAATACAACGACAAAAAAATAATAAACGCACCTATCAGCACAATAAAAACTTTCCTTGATAGACACCATTCCTTAAACGAAGAGGTCCTGAAAGAGCTTGGCGTAAACATTATTTGGTATGAAGAGCACGACGACATACCTCCACTTCTGGAACAGATCTCGAAAAAGATAAACTGA
- a CDS encoding amidohydrolase family protein: MTQLQNILIKHPVAVMTGLRGPRARAGAVDIRVVNGRIAEMAANLEPQPGERLIDARNCVVYPGWINTHHHLFQNLLKAVPEGLNQDLQGWLASVPYPRLNRFTPQLARIAARLGMVELLLSGVTTCADHHYLYHAHGSTETGDLLFDMADEFGLRFVLCRGGALESASAHPGFSKTALQPESLEQMVGDIERLKSLYHQDTPDAMRRVVVAPTTPTFSLPPTLLRELAHIARSLGLRLHTHLSETQNYVNFCREKYNCLPVEFVAEHEWLGPDVWFAHAVHLQPGEIRMLAQTGTGISHCPVSNARLGSGVAPVPQMYEAGVPISLGVDGVASNESGSMVGEANTAWLIHRAEQGASATTAEDVIHWGTAGGAQVLGLGAVGTLEVGQAADLVVYSLDHPRFYGFHDSAVAPVVAGEPISVKYSLVGGRIVVDNGVIPGLDIERMRAEAWEGVQAMMKVDEQPL; this comes from the coding sequence ATGACTCAACTTCAGAACATCCTGATCAAGCACCCGGTCGCGGTGATGACCGGCCTGCGCGGCCCTCGCGCTCGGGCCGGCGCTGTGGACATCCGCGTGGTCAACGGTCGCATCGCCGAAATGGCCGCAAACCTTGAACCACAACCCGGCGAACGGCTGATCGACGCGCGCAATTGCGTGGTCTATCCGGGCTGGATCAACACTCACCATCACCTGTTCCAGAACCTGCTCAAAGCCGTACCCGAAGGGTTGAATCAGGATCTGCAAGGCTGGCTGGCGAGCGTGCCCTACCCGCGCCTAAATCGCTTTACCCCGCAACTGGCGCGGATCGCCGCACGGCTGGGCATGGTCGAGTTGCTGCTGTCCGGCGTCACCACCTGCGCTGATCACCACTACCTTTACCACGCCCACGGCAGCACCGAGACCGGCGACCTGTTGTTTGATATGGCTGATGAATTTGGTCTGCGGTTTGTGCTGTGCCGTGGCGGCGCACTGGAATCGGCGAGCGCGCATCCGGGCTTCTCGAAAACCGCGCTGCAACCGGAAAGCCTCGAGCAGATGGTCGGTGACATCGAACGGCTGAAATCGCTGTATCACCAGGACACCCCGGACGCGATGCGCCGCGTGGTCGTCGCCCCGACCACGCCGACGTTCTCGCTACCGCCAACGCTGCTGCGCGAACTGGCGCACATCGCACGCAGCCTCGGTCTGCGCCTGCACACGCACCTGTCGGAAACGCAGAACTACGTGAATTTCTGCCGCGAAAAATACAACTGCCTGCCGGTGGAGTTCGTCGCCGAACACGAATGGCTCGGCCCCGACGTCTGGTTCGCCCACGCCGTGCACCTGCAACCGGGCGAAATCCGCATGCTGGCGCAAACCGGCACCGGCATCTCCCATTGCCCGGTGAGCAACGCCCGGCTGGGCAGCGGCGTCGCACCGGTGCCGCAGATGTATGAGGCCGGCGTGCCGATTTCCCTGGGTGTGGACGGCGTGGCGTCGAATGAATCCGGGAGCATGGTCGGCGAAGCCAACACCGCGTGGCTGATCCACCGCGCCGAACAAGGCGCCTCGGCGACTACCGCTGAAGATGTCATTCACTGGGGTACGGCGGGTGGCGCGCAGGTATTGGGCCTTGGCGCCGTCGGCACACTCGAAGTCGGGCAAGCGGCGGATCTGGTGGTCTACAGCCTCGATCATCCTCGCTTCTACGGCTTCCACGACAGCGCCGTCGCCCCGGTGGTCGCGGGCGAACCGATCAGCGTGAAATACAGCCTGGTCGGCGGCAGAATCGTCGTCGACAACGGCGTGATCCCGGGCCTCGACATCGAACGCATGCGCGCCGAGGCGTGGGAAGGTGTGCAGGCGATGATGAAGGTCGACGAGCAACCTTTATAG